In one Acetobacter sp. genomic region, the following are encoded:
- a CDS encoding ShlB/FhaC/HecB family hemolysin secretion/activation protein — protein MRPVLFGRPVVMGGLLLSGLFSFHSALAAPAGAEPPASGFGNMPLPAGPGSAQDQFQRYQQRQQDLNMLPPPDNSTQILNEPKESTSSTHCVEVRSISIEGADHLSPGDRHTIIQRYAGRCLTTGDLNHALDDVNGSYLAQGNVTSRAYLPEQSLASGHLRIVVIEGKIAGFLFEGIEPRLHEVAAFPGMRDHILNLRDLEQGLDQMNRLPSWSARMKIAPGKNPGETQVRILQPAPGVFHGQIWADNNGQPETGRETGHVLLRADDALGLLDMWSVEYDHSLVGDAGHRNTQYISANGSIPFGKWTVFGGWWMSSDVYHLQSLGEDYRFAGKRKDFRFGVSREVLRNQIGVTTLQAFYELKSFSSTLDRTRLETQSARQGSVVAQASESLKAWGGIWYITLGMRFGVRGVGTHSYFTDPGEADPHTQYVKPTLDIDGYKPLPFSLLWHTSIHGEYSTENQFTSQQLQLGGPYTVRGFLSQMLVGNDGLYMRNDLSWPLTGAGMSDHCGAYRGFCRLFIESTEVYGILDVGMTRLGYRSNTLPPALKGGNIAGAGIGFRKTRGSIFWMANITHSVARGPLPQEGWIAGFQAGVRF, from the coding sequence ATGCGTCCTGTTCTGTTCGGTCGTCCTGTTGTCATGGGAGGACTGCTGCTGTCTGGTCTGTTTTCGTTCCACTCTGCGCTGGCGGCCCCGGCTGGAGCGGAGCCACCGGCGAGCGGTTTCGGCAACATGCCGCTTCCGGCAGGACCGGGCTCGGCGCAGGATCAGTTCCAGCGGTATCAGCAGCGGCAGCAGGATCTGAACATGCTGCCGCCACCGGATAACAGCACGCAGATCCTGAACGAGCCCAAGGAGAGCACATCCTCGACCCACTGTGTGGAGGTCAGGTCGATCTCCATCGAGGGTGCGGACCATCTTTCTCCGGGCGACCGTCACACCATCATCCAGCGTTATGCCGGGCGTTGCCTCACGACGGGCGATCTCAATCATGCTCTGGATGATGTGAATGGCAGTTATCTGGCGCAGGGCAATGTGACGTCGCGGGCCTATCTTCCTGAACAGTCCCTCGCCAGCGGCCATCTGCGGATTGTCGTCATTGAAGGCAAGATCGCGGGTTTTCTCTTCGAGGGTATTGAACCGCGGCTGCATGAGGTCGCAGCATTTCCCGGTATGCGGGACCATATTCTGAACCTGCGCGATCTGGAGCAGGGTCTCGACCAGATGAACCGCCTGCCCAGCTGGTCGGCACGCATGAAGATCGCGCCGGGCAAAAATCCCGGCGAGACGCAGGTGCGTATTCTCCAGCCTGCGCCGGGGGTCTTTCACGGACAGATCTGGGCGGATAACAACGGACAGCCGGAAACAGGCCGTGAAACCGGTCACGTCCTGCTGCGCGCCGACGATGCGCTGGGCCTGCTGGACATGTGGTCGGTTGAATATGACCACTCGCTGGTGGGTGATGCTGGCCATCGAAACACGCAGTATATTTCAGCTAACGGCTCCATTCCGTTTGGAAAGTGGACCGTGTTCGGTGGGTGGTGGATGTCCAGCGATGTCTATCATCTTCAGAGCCTTGGCGAGGATTACCGCTTTGCCGGAAAGCGCAAGGATTTCCGTTTCGGCGTCTCGCGCGAGGTGCTGCGCAATCAGATCGGTGTCACAACGCTTCAGGCTTTTTACGAACTGAAATCCTTTTCCTCGACACTCGATCGCACGCGTCTTGAAACCCAGAGCGCGCGTCAGGGCTCGGTCGTCGCGCAGGCCAGTGAGTCCCTCAAGGCCTGGGGCGGCATCTGGTATATCACCCTCGGTATGCGCTTTGGTGTGAGAGGTGTCGGCACACACTCGTATTTTACCGATCCCGGTGAGGCTGACCCGCATACGCAATACGTCAAGCCGACCCTCGATATTGACGGTTACAAGCCGCTGCCGTTCAGCCTGCTGTGGCACACCTCGATTCATGGTGAATACAGCACGGAAAATCAGTTCACGAGTCAGCAGCTTCAGCTCGGTGGTCCCTATACCGTGCGCGGCTTCCTCAGCCAGATGCTGGTGGGCAATGACGGTCTCTACATGCGCAATGATCTCTCCTGGCCGCTGACCGGCGCAGGCATGAGTGATCATTGTGGGGCTTATCGCGGCTTCTGCCGACTGTTTATTGAAAGCACTGAAGTTTACGGCATTCTGGATGTTGGCATGACTCGTTTGGGTTACCGCTCCAACACCCTGCCGCCCGCGCTGAAGGGCGGCAATATCGCAGGTGCCGGTATCGGATTTCGCAAGACACGCGGATCGATTTTCTGGATGGCGAACATAACCCACTCGGTCGCGCGTGGGCCTCTTCCGCAGGAGGGCTGGATTGCGGGCTTTCAGGCGGGAGTGCGTTTCTGA
- a CDS encoding invasion associated locus B family protein, with protein MASCFLAVLFAHGSAQAATGKTVAASALTQPQPSPTTLTGTSGPWNYRCVFPGANVTTLPVLCVMEQPLAMQDVQKKTVPLGAVIFARAQVDNKTPLSARPWRLTVETPLGLSLKTQPRVAADKSGPLTLVWQSCVSTGCLASADLTDDQVKDLRHAKQGHIMADKLAGGVLTINFEMVGADDGLKALDGWISPSASH; from the coding sequence ATGGCGTCGTGTTTTCTGGCAGTGCTTTTTGCGCATGGGTCCGCTCAGGCCGCGACGGGCAAAACGGTGGCTGCGTCTGCGCTGACACAGCCACAGCCCTCTCCGACGACGCTGACGGGTACGTCCGGTCCCTGGAATTATCGCTGCGTGTTTCCGGGTGCGAACGTGACGACCTTGCCGGTGCTGTGCGTGATGGAGCAGCCGCTCGCCATGCAGGACGTCCAGAAGAAGACCGTGCCGTTGGGCGCAGTCATTTTTGCCCGTGCACAGGTGGACAACAAGACACCGCTGTCCGCACGCCCATGGCGTCTGACGGTCGAGACCCCGCTTGGTCTTTCCCTGAAAACCCAGCCCCGTGTCGCAGCCGACAAGAGCGGACCGTTGACACTCGTGTGGCAGAGCTGCGTGTCGACAGGATGTCTGGCGTCAGCCGATCTGACGGATGATCAGGTCAAAGACCTGCGTCATGCGAAGCAGGGTCATATCATGGCGGATAAGCTGGCAGGTGGCGTGCTGACCATCAACTTTGAAATGGTGGGTGCGGATGACGGACTGAAGGCGCTGGACGGGTGGATTTCTCCAAGCGCATCTCACTGA
- a CDS encoding helix-turn-helix domain-containing protein, translated as MRTAIHLEAGQVWGAGRMKMRRRTIVLIAGHTVLFQIEGEENSSEPSSSGLHAFHEWIRGNGAVLLGTEAAPHSGKVSDRIVGQRLRAARVNARLSQDEVAAQAGISRTAIALWEGGRRGCSLKRLGDVADVLDIALWDLFREEDEPASLPASDETEQRLLALFRRVDISSRSEVLRWLEVRVGATVERSQISDPIMERLRQITGPAKPV; from the coding sequence ATGAGGACGGCCATTCATCTGGAAGCCGGGCAGGTCTGGGGAGCCGGGCGGATGAAGATGCGGCGCAGGACAATCGTCCTCATCGCGGGTCATACCGTGCTCTTTCAGATTGAGGGCGAGGAGAATAGCAGCGAGCCGAGCAGTTCGGGGCTCCATGCATTCCATGAGTGGATTCGTGGCAATGGCGCGGTGTTGCTGGGAACGGAGGCAGCTCCCCATTCCGGCAAGGTCTCTGACAGGATCGTTGGACAACGCCTGCGGGCTGCCCGGGTGAACGCGCGGCTGTCGCAGGACGAAGTTGCGGCTCAGGCGGGGATTTCCCGCACGGCGATCGCGTTATGGGAAGGGGGACGCCGAGGCTGCTCACTGAAACGTCTGGGCGATGTCGCAGACGTTCTCGATATTGCGCTGTGGGACCTGTTCCGGGAGGAAGACGAGCCCGCGTCTCTCCCTGCCTCGGACGAAACCGAGCAGAGACTGCTGGCCCTGTTCCGGAGAGTGGATATCTCCTCACGCTCGGAGGTTCTGAGATGGCTTGAGGTGCGGGTGGGGGCGACAGTCGAGCGATCGCAGATATCCGATCCGATCATGGAGCGCCTGCGGCAGATTACCGGTCCGGCGAAGCCCGTATGA
- a CDS encoding helix-turn-helix domain-containing protein produces MTSHIILQPGQIWMPHEGAGQLPRRIVDLPEGMLAYQTVSIPSQTVRGKGYLVSQSTFRRWMRLHNAALHAEGEGRAAPAAELAQKIVTLRRSAGVTQEEMARALGISRSAVAAMETGRTSRAHLHLPRLAALFQVPVDFFLTGMVEENVTMTLGADEADLVDLYRRLSPELKITVQKYVERQTRKIS; encoded by the coding sequence ATGACATCACATATCATTCTTCAGCCCGGGCAGATATGGATGCCGCATGAGGGTGCCGGACAGCTCCCGCGCCGGATCGTCGATCTCCCTGAAGGCATGCTGGCCTATCAGACCGTGTCGATACCCTCACAAACCGTCAGGGGCAAAGGTTATCTGGTCAGCCAGTCGACATTCCGCCGATGGATGCGCCTTCACAATGCGGCGTTGCATGCCGAAGGCGAGGGCAGGGCCGCACCGGCTGCGGAACTGGCGCAGAAGATCGTCACATTGCGCAGAAGTGCCGGCGTCACTCAGGAAGAGATGGCCAGAGCGCTGGGGATAAGCCGCTCCGCAGTGGCGGCGATGGAGACGGGACGCACCAGCAGGGCGCATCTGCATCTTCCCCGACTGGCGGCGCTGTTTCAGGTGCCCGTGGATTTCTTCCTCACCGGTATGGTCGAGGAGAACGTGACCATGACGCTGGGCGCGGACGAGGCTGATCTTGTCGATCTTTACAGGCGGCTTTCGCCGGAACTGAAAATCACCGTCCAGAAATACGTGGAACGGCAGACAAGAAAGATTTCCTGA
- a CDS encoding Hint domain-containing protein yields MSAASGVVDNFIIYAGGLVASGGIAQGQVYGGVGASTNVTALTGIWSAVLVSGATVYQSGVGASLKTVSGPVALDDDAILYVTSGATASGVQDAGATGAAGYIYINSGGTLANSNITYDIVTVYAGGATSGNTFNNYLGSYVSYQAGTTSIAGGQSVNDTFNTVDGSTGTIYFYSGASVSGATVGDGTTLNAYDGATIKGATVNSGATFAAGADTSSISGVVVNSGGTASLVSGASTSAFTVSAGGLLSAGTTTVYGGVGASTNVTALTGIWSAVLVSGATVYQSGVGASLKTVSGPVALDDDAILYVTSGATASGVQDAGANGLLGTIYVNSGGTLANSNITYDNVIVYAGGSTSGNTFNGYGASYVSYQAGTTSAAGGKSVNDTFNTNDNSTSLAYFYSGASVSGATVSDGTTLYAYAGSTADAITVTSGGSVNTAVACFLPGTLIRTPSGEVLIEDVRIGDTVSVFNWRNGVETQREVTWVGSQKMVVRSGLPDDEAGYPVRVLKDAISDGVPYKDMLITPEHCLFFEDKFVPVRMLVNGRSIFYDRTITSYSFYHVETEEHSVIWADGMLTESYLDTGNRASFRQHGNLVILVGAQGKSWGEDGGAPLGVTCDFVEPLFRSIESRAEAGQIERKDAAPVLTDETDIHLVTETGTIIRKAREHDGSVMFMIPASVRNVRIVSNASRPSDVFGPFVDDRRRLGVAIGDITLFESRQTVPVTSHLTVSDLTGWHGLEGESCRWTTGDALLPLGERPPAGVAMLTLQLVAAGPYLVSDTDDQTLRQSV; encoded by the coding sequence GTGAGTGCCGCGTCGGGAGTAGTAGACAATTTCATCATTTACGCTGGTGGTCTGGTTGCGTCTGGCGGTATAGCACAGGGGCAAGTTTACGGCGGTGTGGGCGCTTCGACGAACGTGACGGCGCTAACCGGCATCTGGTCCGCTGTTCTGGTCAGTGGCGCGACTGTTTATCAGAGTGGAGTTGGGGCGAGTCTTAAGACCGTCAGCGGTCCTGTAGCGCTTGACGACGATGCGATCCTGTATGTCACAAGTGGCGCGACAGCATCCGGGGTGCAGGATGCGGGTGCAACGGGTGCTGCTGGATATATCTACATTAACTCCGGCGGAACGCTGGCGAATTCCAATATTACCTATGACATCGTCACTGTTTATGCCGGCGGCGCCACCAGCGGAAATACGTTCAATAATTACCTGGGAAGTTATGTCAGCTACCAGGCCGGGACGACCTCCATCGCCGGTGGACAGTCGGTCAACGACACGTTCAATACAGTCGACGGTTCGACAGGAACGATCTATTTCTACAGCGGCGCCTCCGTTTCCGGAGCCACCGTTGGTGACGGAACAACGCTGAATGCCTATGACGGCGCTACAATTAAAGGTGCCACAGTCAATTCTGGAGCAACTTTTGCCGCAGGGGCGGATACTTCGTCGATTTCCGGAGTTGTCGTCAATTCTGGTGGCACGGCCAGCTTGGTTTCCGGTGCGTCCACGTCCGCATTTACTGTCAGCGCCGGCGGCCTGCTCAGCGCGGGAACGACGACAGTTTACGGCGGCGTGGGCGCTTCGACGAACGTGACGGCGCTAACCGGCATCTGGTCCGCTGTTCTGGTCAGTGGCGCGACTGTTTATCAGAGTGGAGTTGGGGCGAGTCTTAAGACCGTCAGCGGTCCTGTAGCGCTTGACGACGATGCGATCCTGTATGTCACAAGTGGCGCGACAGCATCCGGGGTGCAGGATGCGGGCGCGAACGGTCTTCTGGGAACCATTTACGTAAACTCTGGCGGAACGCTGGCGAATTCGAATATCACTTATGACAACGTAATTGTTTACGCCGGAGGTAGCACCAGCGGTAACACCTTCAACGGCTACGGTGCGAGCTATGTCAGCTACCAGGCCGGGACGACCTCTGCTGCTGGTGGAAAGTCGGTCAACGACACGTTCAATACAAACGACAATTCAACTTCACTGGCCTATTTCTACAGCGGCGCTTCCGTTTCAGGAGCCACCGTCAGCGACGGAACAACGCTTTACGCATATGCGGGTTCAACTGCCGATGCCATTACTGTCACGTCTGGGGGAAGTGTTAATACAGCCGTTGCCTGCTTCCTGCCTGGGACATTGATCCGGACCCCGTCTGGAGAGGTCTTGATTGAGGATGTGCGGATTGGCGACACGGTTTCCGTTTTTAACTGGCGCAATGGTGTGGAAACCCAGCGCGAGGTGACGTGGGTTGGCAGCCAGAAGATGGTTGTCCGTTCAGGGTTGCCTGACGATGAGGCGGGCTACCCGGTCCGCGTCCTGAAGGACGCGATTTCTGACGGTGTTCCCTACAAGGACATGCTGATCACACCTGAACATTGCCTGTTCTTTGAGGATAAATTTGTTCCTGTGCGCATGCTGGTGAATGGACGGTCGATCTTCTACGACCGGACGATCACGAGCTACAGCTTCTACCATGTCGAGACGGAAGAGCACTCCGTCATCTGGGCGGACGGGATGCTGACGGAAAGCTATCTCGACACCGGCAACAGGGCGTCTTTCAGACAGCATGGCAATCTGGTGATCCTCGTCGGAGCACAGGGCAAATCCTGGGGCGAGGACGGGGGTGCGCCGCTTGGCGTCACCTGTGATTTCGTGGAGCCGCTATTCCGTTCGATCGAAAGCCGCGCGGAAGCCGGACAGATCGAACGGAAGGATGCCGCGCCGGTTCTCACGGACGAGACGGACATCCATCTCGTCACAGAGACGGGAACCATTATTCGCAAGGCGCGCGAGCATGACGGCAGCGTCATGTTCATGATCCCCGCGTCCGTCAGAAACGTAAGGATCGTGTCCAACGCCAGCCGTCCCAGCGACGTGTTCGGTCCGTTCGTTGACGATCGCCGTCGTCTTGGTGTGGCCATCGGCGACATCACGCTGTTCGAAAGCAGACAGACGGTGCCTGTCACCAGTCATCTTACAGTCAGTGACCTGACGGGCTGGCACGGGCTGGAAGGAGAGAGCTGCCGCTGGACGACGGGCGACGCCCTGCTGCCGCTGGGCGAGCGTCCCCCTGCTGGTGTGGCCATGCTGACCCTCCAGCTTGTGGCGGCAGGTCCTTACCTCGTGTCCGACACGGACGATCAGACCCTGCGGCAGTCGGTCTGA
- a CDS encoding autotransporter strand-loop-strand O-heptosyltransferase — protein MSDVGYLLESGGKQAEKTLSGSCARQETKAPYPVPAPVPTQSGGEGIFFDFNEGCRVQLPDPGENAWWRIELKDLDTGNILFHQAGLKRDFVRSSKRWFVKFGVSLWKEVAVSGSERQSVLVFDHVFDVRQRDVLINFPVGTLGDTLAWMPYADRFAEKHSANVTCAMSGLIIPLFRDAYPHLRFVTHEEAVAQNLTKNAYASYYLGLFFDDVSCDWQPADFRLVGLHKTAAYILGTEPVEEPAKITFPDAGRPIAEPYVCIAMQASSQCKYWNNPYGWAEVVSWLKAQGYRVVCIDQKVVHGAGIVWNYMPYGVENQTGNRPLAERARWLKHAAFFVGLGSGLSWLAWSAGCPVVMIAGFSHPTTEFHTPYRVINWHACNSCWNDPKERFSHDNFLWCPRHQGTPRQFECTRLITAHQVIGALGRVMQSSSTFPK, from the coding sequence ATGTCTGACGTCGGATATTTGTTGGAAAGCGGGGGTAAGCAAGCAGAAAAAACGCTTTCTGGCTCTTGCGCCCGGCAGGAGACAAAAGCGCCTTATCCTGTTCCGGCTCCTGTGCCGACTCAGTCTGGCGGAGAGGGGATTTTCTTTGATTTCAACGAAGGATGCCGTGTCCAGCTTCCTGATCCGGGGGAAAATGCGTGGTGGCGTATTGAACTGAAGGATCTGGATACGGGAAATATTCTTTTTCATCAGGCCGGTCTGAAGAGGGATTTTGTCCGCTCGTCCAAGCGCTGGTTTGTGAAATTCGGTGTGTCGTTATGGAAGGAGGTGGCTGTTTCAGGAAGTGAAAGGCAGTCAGTTCTGGTTTTCGATCATGTGTTTGATGTGCGGCAACGGGATGTCCTTATCAATTTTCCTGTTGGAACGCTTGGCGATACTTTGGCGTGGATGCCATATGCAGACCGTTTTGCTGAAAAGCATAGTGCAAACGTCACTTGTGCGATGTCCGGGCTGATCATTCCTCTTTTTCGTGATGCTTATCCTCATCTGCGTTTCGTAACTCATGAAGAGGCCGTGGCCCAGAATCTGACAAAAAACGCTTACGCCAGTTATTATCTTGGTCTGTTTTTCGATGATGTTAGCTGTGACTGGCAACCTGCGGATTTTCGTCTGGTAGGGCTTCATAAAACCGCAGCTTATATTCTGGGAACGGAGCCGGTTGAAGAGCCTGCGAAGATAACGTTTCCAGATGCGGGGCGTCCCATCGCGGAGCCGTATGTCTGCATCGCGATGCAGGCGTCGAGCCAGTGTAAATATTGGAATAACCCGTATGGCTGGGCAGAAGTTGTCTCTTGGCTAAAGGCTCAAGGGTATCGTGTTGTCTGTATTGACCAGAAGGTAGTTCATGGGGCTGGGATAGTCTGGAATTACATGCCTTACGGTGTGGAGAATCAGACTGGCAATCGTCCGCTCGCTGAGCGGGCACGATGGTTGAAGCATGCCGCATTTTTTGTGGGGCTCGGTTCCGGACTTTCCTGGCTGGCCTGGTCCGCCGGGTGCCCAGTGGTGATGATCGCTGGTTTCTCCCACCCTACGACTGAGTTCCATACACCTTACCGTGTCATCAACTGGCACGCATGTAATTCTTGTTGGAACGATCCGAAAGAGCGTTTCAGTCACGATAATTTTCTCTGGTGTCCACGACATCAGGGAACACCCAGGCAGTTTGAATGCACGCGTCTGATCACGGCGCATCAGGTCATCGGTGCGCTCGGACGTGTCATGCAATCATCTTCAACGTTTCCGAAATAG
- a CDS encoding recombinase family protein: protein MARKTGYARVSTVGQTLDMQLRTLKAFGCEKIFREKASGADAERIQLRRLLKSLSNGDTVVVTRIDRLARSTFDLFAIVREITQKGAQFYSLAEPWADTTTSTGRLMLAVLGGLADVERDLIRTRTAEGRARAQEMGVRMGRPARITGLQREEIARRRQEGEPLKAVANAFGISTGTVSRIATGADSHRSRKKAVPPDEES, encoded by the coding sequence ATGGCGCGGAAAACCGGTTATGCCCGGGTCAGCACGGTCGGGCAGACTTTGGATATGCAGCTCCGCACTCTCAAGGCATTCGGCTGCGAGAAAATCTTCCGGGAAAAAGCCAGCGGAGCCGATGCGGAACGAATCCAGTTACGACGACTTTTAAAAAGCCTTTCCAATGGCGATACCGTTGTCGTCACACGTATCGACCGCCTTGCCCGCAGCACCTTCGATCTTTTCGCCATCGTGAGGGAAATTACCCAGAAGGGGGCCCAGTTCTACTCACTTGCAGAGCCATGGGCAGACACGACAACCAGCACGGGCCGTCTGATGCTGGCTGTTCTGGGAGGCCTTGCCGATGTGGAACGGGATCTCATCCGGACACGAACCGCTGAAGGCCGGGCGCGAGCACAGGAAATGGGCGTCAGAATGGGACGTCCCGCCCGGATTACTGGCCTCCAGCGTGAGGAAATCGCACGCAGGCGACAGGAAGGAGAGCCCCTGAAGGCTGTGGCCAATGCATTTGGAATCAGCACGGGTACCGTTTCACGTATCGCAACAGGCGCGGACAGTCATCGAAGCAGAAAGAAAGCCGTGCCGCCCGACGAAGAATCATGA
- the arsB gene encoding arsenical efflux pump membrane protein ArsB, whose translation MTITIYHNPACGTSRNVLALIRNSGEEPRIIEYLKTPPSRAELVDLIARMGVPVRSVLREKGTPFHELGLDNPVLTDLLMLALLLFVVTLVFVIWQPRGLGIGWSAMAGAAVALAAGVIHWHDIPVVWHIVWDATFTFIALIVISLLLDEAGFFHWAALHVVRWGKGRGRTLFPLIVVLGAAIAAVFANDGAALLLTPIVIAILTQLRLSHTASLAFIIATGFVADTTSLPLVISNLVNIVSANFFGIAFDRYAAIMVPVDLVALGATLAVLWLRYRRQVPATYPVAELPAPATAIRDHNVFRTAFPLLALVLAAYFLTAPFHIPVCVVACLAAGILLLVAGYGRVIPVRKVLRGAPWQIVIFSLGMYLVVYGLRNAGLTDYLATALVWLGHQGTFTATIGTGFLAAVLSSIMNNMPSVLVGALAIQQAHDITPLTRDLMIYANVIGCDLGPKFTPIGSLATLLWLHVLASRNHRVTWGQYMKVGLAITPPVLLVTLAALSLWLPWISHS comes from the coding sequence ATGACCATCACGATCTACCACAATCCGGCCTGCGGCACGTCGCGCAACGTGCTGGCACTGATCCGCAACAGCGGCGAGGAGCCCCGGATCATCGAATATCTGAAAACCCCGCCTAGCCGCGCGGAACTGGTCGATCTGATCGCCCGTATGGGCGTTCCAGTGCGCTCGGTCCTGCGGGAAAAGGGCACACCCTTTCACGAACTCGGCCTCGATAATCCGGTGCTGACGGATCTTCTGATGCTCGCTCTTCTGCTTTTCGTTGTCACGCTGGTTTTTGTCATCTGGCAGCCTCGGGGGCTGGGCATCGGCTGGAGCGCCATGGCGGGTGCCGCCGTGGCTCTGGCGGCTGGCGTGATCCACTGGCATGACATTCCTGTCGTCTGGCACATCGTCTGGGACGCGACCTTCACCTTTATCGCGCTGATCGTCATCTCGCTGTTGCTGGATGAGGCAGGGTTCTTCCATTGGGCCGCCCTGCACGTCGTGCGCTGGGGCAAAGGGCGAGGCCGGACGCTATTCCCGCTGATCGTGGTGCTGGGAGCGGCCATTGCAGCGGTTTTCGCCAATGACGGCGCGGCCTTGCTGCTCACGCCCATTGTCATCGCTATCCTCACTCAACTCCGTCTGAGCCATACCGCATCTCTGGCCTTCATCATTGCGACCGGCTTCGTCGCAGACACCACAAGCCTGCCGCTAGTCATCTCCAACCTGGTGAACATCGTCAGCGCCAATTTCTTTGGCATTGCGTTCGATCGCTATGCCGCGATCATGGTCCCTGTCGATCTGGTGGCGCTGGGCGCGACGCTGGCTGTGCTTTGGCTGCGGTATCGGCGGCAGGTGCCTGCGACCTATCCCGTCGCCGAACTTCCGGCACCTGCGACCGCCATTCGTGACCACAATGTATTCCGGACGGCATTTCCGCTGCTGGCGCTCGTTCTGGCAGCCTATTTCCTGACAGCACCGTTTCATATCCCGGTCTGTGTCGTGGCCTGTCTGGCCGCCGGAATCCTGTTGCTCGTCGCCGGATATGGTCGGGTCATCCCTGTTCGTAAGGTGCTGCGGGGCGCCCCGTGGCAGATCGTGATCTTCTCGCTGGGCATGTATCTGGTGGTGTATGGCCTGCGCAATGCCGGGCTGACCGACTATCTTGCGACCGCACTGGTCTGGCTCGGTCATCAAGGGACGTTCACGGCCACCATCGGCACCGGCTTTCTGGCGGCTGTTCTGTCGTCCATCATGAACAATATGCCGAGTGTGCTGGTCGGGGCGCTGGCGATCCAGCAGGCTCACGACATCACGCCGCTGACACGCGACCTGATGATCTATGCCAACGTCATCGGCTGCGACCTCGGACCAAAATTCACGCCGATTGGTAGTCTCGCAACACTGTTGTGGCTGCATGTGCTGGCATCCAGGAACCATCGGGTCACATGGGGGCAGTATATGAAAGTTGGACTGGCGATCACCCCGCCCGTCCTGCTGGTCACACTCGCGGCGCTGTCCCTGTGGTTGCCCTGGATCAGCCACTCGTAA
- a CDS encoding ArsR/SmtB family transcription factor, with the protein MDTQSALAVLSALSQSTRLEIFRLLVRHEPDGLPTGEVARYLDVPQNTILAHLAALTRAVLLTSQRHSRLVVYRACLPRLRDLMLFLIRDCCAGSPELCAPLVANLSSCCPSPESCS; encoded by the coding sequence CTGGACACACAATCCGCCCTCGCTGTCCTGAGCGCTCTGTCGCAGTCCACACGGCTGGAGATTTTCCGCCTGCTGGTGCGCCACGAACCGGACGGCCTGCCTACGGGCGAGGTCGCGCGGTATCTTGATGTCCCGCAAAACACGATCTTGGCCCATCTCGCCGCCCTGACCCGCGCTGTTCTGCTGACCTCGCAGCGCCATAGTCGGCTGGTCGTCTATCGCGCCTGTCTTCCGCGCCTGCGGGACCTGATGCTTTTCCTCATCAGGGACTGCTGTGCGGGCAGCCCGGAACTCTGCGCGCCTCTGGTCGCGAACCTGTCCTCCTGCTGTCCGTCCCCGGAATCCTGCTCATGA
- a CDS encoding VIT1/CCC1 transporter family protein has product MSRLHPLTERHAVEKLGWLRAAVLGANDGTLSTGSLIVGVASSHATHGNILIAGLSALVAGALSMAAGEYVSVSSQADSEHADVAREKQELATDWEGEVAELARIYQKRGLDEDLSRKVAVSLMKHDALGAHARDELGLSEATAARPIQAAFASATAFSSGALLPVLAAVLTPLAWVSWGVSLTSVVVLAVLGVVGAIAGGAAPWRPAMRVTFWGIVAMIVTGGIGRLFGV; this is encoded by the coding sequence ATGTCACGTCTCCATCCTCTGACTGAACGTCATGCTGTCGAGAAACTGGGATGGCTACGTGCAGCTGTTCTCGGTGCCAATGACGGAACGCTGTCGACCGGCAGCCTCATCGTCGGCGTTGCCAGTTCTCATGCGACACACGGCAACATTCTCATCGCGGGACTGTCTGCGCTTGTCGCGGGAGCCCTGTCCATGGCGGCAGGCGAGTATGTCTCGGTCAGTTCCCAGGCGGATTCCGAACACGCCGACGTTGCCCGTGAAAAACAGGAGCTGGCAACGGATTGGGAGGGGGAAGTTGCCGAACTGGCTAGGATCTATCAAAAAAGAGGTCTGGATGAAGATCTCTCACGCAAGGTCGCCGTCTCTCTCATGAAACATGATGCGCTTGGCGCCCATGCAAGGGATGAACTGGGTCTGTCCGAGGCCACGGCGGCAAGACCCATACAGGCGGCATTCGCCTCGGCAACCGCCTTTTCATCTGGGGCATTGCTGCCCGTGCTGGCGGCGGTTCTGACCCCTCTGGCGTGGGTGTCCTGGGGCGTGTCCCTGACGTCCGTCGTGGTTCTCGCTGTTCTGGGCGTCGTTGGCGCGATTGCCGGTGGTGCGGCGCCCTGGCGTCCAGCAATGCGTGTGACGTTCTGGGGGATAGTTGCGATGATCGTCACGGGCGGGATCGGCCGTCTGTTCGGCGTATGA